DNA from Triticum aestivum cultivar Chinese Spring chromosome 7D, IWGSC CS RefSeq v2.1, whole genome shotgun sequence:
GgacacaaactctaacaaaactaaaaaaataaaccctcccgccggcaaggaccaggatccaccgcgcctccatggccctaaggcgaGACGAGGTAGACCGACGGCGATGCCGACGGGAGGCACACGAAACCATGGCCGCTGGGTATCCTCCTTACGAGCGTAGGGGTACGAGCAGGTGTTCCCCACGTATTCAACTATCCACGCATGCCATTTTTAATGCTATAAGATTGGTAGGATGTTTAATTGCGGACTAAAAAAACATGATTGTTCAAAGAGGTTGGATGTATGAAAAATTACtaatgaaatctagtgcaaatgaatgtAATGAAAAATTTCTATGGTTTGTAATCTTACGAATCGAAACCCATGTAGAAAAAAAAATCCATTAGGATCAAATTCCTCACAAATTCTTTCGCAAATTCTTCGAATCAAAGAATCCTTTAATAGTATAAAGATAAAGTGTCAAAATTAATAGTGACCATAATTGGGACATGGTGTCGGAAACCAGCATTTTCATATGAACAACCCTCACGAACCAACTCGATCACAGGCGTCCGTTTATGACCGAGTTGCGTCCCTAGCCGTGCGATTGCCCATCTGCTTTCACAAAAGGGCGTTTCTCCAAAACCTTAACCCCCGACCACTCTTCTACCTTCcctcccctcccgccgccgccgccggcgccgcccgtaCGAGCGAGCATGCCCAGCGCGTTCCACTCCCTCCGCCCCTCGCTGATCAAGCGGAAGCACAGGCACAAATCCACGCGCCGCGGCGGGAAGCGCCCCAAGAAGACCAGCGAATCGACGAACCTCGCCGCCGGAGGCGAAGACGCCTCCTTTGACCTGAAGAGCTCCGCCTCCGCGTCCACCGCGTCTGGGCGCGGCGGAGGAGGCAGCCTCGTCCAGCCGCTCGGgaacctcctcctcgccgccgccgggcgcgCCAACCTCCGGGACGCGGGCCTCGGCGGGCTTCGCCagctccccgacgacctcctcgtcGACGTCCTCGGCCTCCTCCCCGCCCGTGACCTCGCCGCGCTCTCCGCGGCCTCCAAGGCGCTCTACGTCATCTCCTCCCACGACCCGCTCTGGCGGGCCATCGTCctcgacgagctcggcggcgactTCGCGTTCGCCGGCTCGTGGCGCGCCACCTACATCGCCGCCGTGTCTGGCCGCCCCCATCGCCCTCCGCGCGCCCTTGAGATCAGTGGCTTCTACTCGGACTACCTCTTCCAGAGCTGGCTGTGCGCCAACATGGAGATGCGGGCCGAGTGGCTGGAGCGGGACACCATTGACCGCCGCCGCGGCTTATCCGTGGAGAAATTCATCGCAGAACACGAGGAGCCGAATTGGCCGGTGCTGCTTGAGGGATGCCTTGAGTCCTGGCCGGCGTTGCAGAAATGGACGAGGGAATATCTGTTGGAAGTCTCAGCTGGCAAGGAGTTCGCCGTCGGTCCGGTGAGCATGCCACTGGATAGGTACTTCCTCTACTCCGACAATGCGGAGGAGGAGAGGCCACTGTACCTCTTTGACGCGAAATTCGCCGACAAGGTTCCGGAGATGGGGAGCGACTATGAGGTGCCGGTGTACTTCCAGGAGGACCTGTTCAAGGTGCTCGGGGAGGAGAGGCCGGATTACAGGTGGGTCATCATCGGTCCGGCTGGATCAGGGTCGTCGTTCCATGTCGATCCTAACTCAACGTCGGCGTGGAATGCTGTGATCAAGGGGGCCAAGAAGTGGGTGATGTTCCCGCCGGAGGTGCCACCGCCAGGGGTGCACCCAAGTTCAGATGGGGCAGAGGTCACTAGCCCCGTGTCTATCATGGAGTGGTTCATGAACTTCTACGGAGCCTGTAGGACCTGGGAGAAGAGGCCAATTGAGTGTGTGTGCCGGGCTGGGGAGATTGTGTTTGTGCCTAATGGATGGTGGCACCTGGTTATCAATCTTGAGGAGTCCATTGCCATCACTCAGAACTATGTGAGCAGGTTAGCTTTCAGATTGCATACTTGTTTCGGTGTTTTTTCACTTAATATATGTGTTACCTATTATACTTACTAGTAAGCTTCTGCAATTTGTATCCTTCATCTAGGGAGAACGGCTACACTGTTTTGTACCTTTTGCATGAACACATTCCCAAAACTTTTATCTCCATGCCACTTGAACAAATTAAGTGTACACAGCCAGAATTGCAAGAAATCCCAATCTAAAATAAATAAATTCATAACCAAGGTTCTAAGTTTCTAATTCTATATTGTTGCTTGAAAGACTGCTACATTTTTATTGACAGAAATATGTGTATTGCCCGTGTATTCTTCAATTTATTTCTATGCATATCACTTCAGCATTCTCAGATACAGGTGGTGTTGCCATTGTGTCAGTATGATCAAGTATAAAAAAATACTCCTCTTCCAAAAGAGTCTCTTTGGTTTAAGAACCTTGTTTCCtagtttatactccctctgtttcgaattataagatgttttggattttcaataTGGACTAGATACGgactaaaatgagtgaatctacacactgAAAAATGTCTAGATACATTCAATTTAGAAGAAAGCTAAAACATCTTATacttcggaacggagggagtacatgacaccTTCTTCACAATCACATAATTTTGATTAAATTTAGCCTTTAAATCAAGGAAGATTAAGATAAATCCTGGCTTTAGCTCAGTGTCTCTGTTTCTGGGGCAGTTACATGGTTGAATAGATATGCAAAATTCTTTAACTGGATGATTTTATCAGTGTAACTTTTTTTTGAGTGAACATGCTATTTTCATGAAAAAATATATAGCTTAATAAAACGGTTTCTCTTTCCTTCCTTGTGAAATATCCAGGAGGAACCTGTTGAATGTTCTTGACTTCCTCAAGAGGCCCAATGCAAGTGAACTTGTGTCAGGGACCAAGGACAGGGTGAACCTGCACGACAAGTTCCGGAACGCCATTGACACAGCTTACCCTGGGACGATTAGTCAGCTTGAAGTTGAAGCTCAGCAGAAGGCTGCTGCTCGAAAGAAGAAAGTCGCATTCTGGGATTCTGCTGTCGACGCTAACACTGGAGGATTCAAGTTCTCTTTCTGATTTTCTTACAGCAGCTAGGTCTGTGGACTTAACATTTGATCTTATCCTGTTTACATGAGCAATCACATTTAATTTGATTTGAGAACTTGGGTTCATGGGAGTACGTACTAAGCTTCTGCAATTTGTATCCTTCATCTAGCGAGAATGGCTGCACTATTTTGTACCATCCAGCCATCTCCCCATTCCCCCGTGGCCTTTACTGTTGCCGCCATGTCCATCATCAGCCGACGTCGCCGACCGCCTTGCCCGATGCTGTCGTGGCCCCTGTTGCTCCCAGACTTCATGAACCGGATGGGAGGACGCGCCGCTTCGCGGGGGTCACTCCGGTGGTCGTAGCTCCTCCAGGGGTGGCCTGTGCCGTCGAGACGAGCACCCAAGCTCCTCTCTGTCCCGCAGGCGAGCGACGGAGGAAGGAGATAGAGCTGCCAGGCGGGCCCTACCTCCTCTAGGCCCCACCTGTCAATCTCACTCGCACCTGACAAGTAAGGCCCACCCGCAGGTCAAAACCACCGTTGACCAATGCCACATCAGCAACAAGTGGAGAAAAACCACCCAGGGGGTTCTTTCATCCGGTATGGGTTTGTTTAGGGGGTAAAAGGAACAGAAGAATAGATGAGGGGGTCATGTGAACCACCAactttattcagggtagtaaaatggactttcttcttttgaaaaaaCAGGCCACATGTGCCCTCTAAAATATCAACTGTGGTCTCTAGTTTGAACGCAATAAATTTTCACTTCAATTTCACTTCTACTCCTCCCTTACAGGTGGAGCCCACCCGGAGCCACGTTTGCAATTGAAATTACTACTCGTTTGTGCTTTTTATTGACAGTGTGAGCCACACATGCCACGTAGGTAGGGCAGACGACAATAAACTTAGATACGGTGCCATGTCAGCAGAGTTAACGTCTTTGGACAACGAGGGTACACAACACATTACACATGAAAACCAAGTTTTGAAACTTGTTCTTTGTATTTTACAATTGTGAGCACCAAATTAAACATTTGTGGCAAGTACCAGCACAAATGGTGCATTTACCTCCTCATTTGGAGGTTTAAGCCCGATGATAGATGGTCCCAAACTGCTTACCAAAGGAAGACTGTCGCCGACCATAGGTTTTCTGCATCACGGGTGATGAAAGGCCTTCAATGAGTTTAGTGTACATGGATTAGACCGAGAAGCAACCCGAGGCCTCCAGGTCTGTAAGTGACGCTCAGACACACGCCACGACTTCAGCCTGGAAGGAAACACCATGAGAACGGTGGTTTGGCTACGGCTGGTACATACCCGCAAACTTTGgctgaaagagagagaagaggcagtggcggagcttcacTAGGGCTATGCCCCCCTACCCTAGAAAATTTATATGAAATGTCGATAGAACATGCGACCTCATCGCAATTGTGACCGCTGCGCTAGCCACTAAACCCAATGGAGTTACATGTCTTTCGCATACATTACAGTAACTTCATAGACGTTGACTGCGCTTATGTGGCACGTGATGTGGGGCCCATTTGCAGCGGAGTAGAAACGAATATTGACATGAAAAATGTTGGCAGTTAATAGGAGTCGATAGAATAGGTGACCTCATCGCAATTGTGACCGCTGCGGTAGCCACTAAACCCAATGAAGTTTTTTTTTCCGAGGGGTTCTAAACCCAATGAAGTTACATGTCTATGAAGGTTAACTAGGCTTAAATGGGCCAACACTGTAGCCCATTCCCACATGCCAGATTTTTTAATTTTTCAATTTTTGAAAAAGAGAATATGTAAATCATTCTTGTGCTAGAATATTCGTGTATAATAAAAAATACACATACTAAAAACCTTTACTTTGAAAATGTTCACGACATTTAAAAAATATTCCTCTATCATTAGAAAAACATATAACTAAAATAAATTTTTTGCAATATAAAAATGATTGTACAACGTAAATAATATTCATTTGAGGATCTGTAGCCTAGGGGCACACTAGGCTCACACTTATTTTCCATTTATATTTGTtataaaatatatttaaaaaattgGCAAACACACAAACTTTGTGAACACACGTGAACACTTTTTTGAACAACATATTTTTTTTGTAAAGCATGAATGCTTTATTTACTACAGGAAAAACATGATTTTCTTAAAGTTGTATGAACATTTATTTAAatatataaaaataataaatttCCATTAAATTTTGATTAAATATGTGAGCACTTTTTAAATCTGAAATGTTTAAAAAATTGAGGCTTCAATATAGACTTTAGCGGAATGGCTGTAATTCAGTTCATTCTCTTCCTATTATTATTTTTCTAGTTTTTATTTTCGTATTTTGGGCTTGAATATCCATAGCACGGTATCACGCAGTGGGATCCAACTCATCTGATTCTGATGGGTGCTGCTTCGGGAATGGTCATTACCACCAGGTCACTGTCACGCCTTAGTTAAATGGCTCTGGCATTGCATATGAGCTTTCAGCGAGACCAGAGGTTAGCCACGAAGGCCATGGAAATTTGGCTTTGCCATTAGGAGAAGGGCAGGTGGCCTGCAGCTCAGGGCAGATCTCTGAAGAAGTTGACCTGCCCTGCCAGTCAGTCACACGCAAAGGGCCTCGATCGAATATTTCAGAAGGAATTTGCGGACAATTTAGAATGATAGTTTAGAATGGGTGTGAGATTAGTTAGGCCTCATGAGGCAATCAATAAAAAAACATTCAGAAAGAAGTCATGTCAAATAGGAAGCAGGCCAGCTGCTAATTAAGATGCTACATTGCTAAGTCTCAAACTGTTCTCAATAATATACAGTCATACATACAAGCCAGCAAATGTTTAAAACTCTGTACAGTTTGGTTCAATAATACAGATCGATGTCGATCAAAGATAAGTACAgtaggaaattgatggatggttgGTGAAGAAGACGACCATGCATGTAGATGTAGCTcttaggaggaggaggagaaggagaagaaggagcgcTTGGTGGGCAGCCTGCCGACGGCCTTCATGAAGTTGGCGAGGTCCATGACCCTGGCCGTCTTGGTcccgcgcgccgcctccgccgACGCCCGCTTCTCCTCCGCCTtccgccgcgcccgcgccacctcgttctgcgccttctccgtcgccttggcgcgctcctcctccagcttcctctgcAACCCCAAACCAACCAGTAGTTAGTTCTTGATCTTACTTGCTCGCATGGAGAGCAAGGATCGAAGGAGAAGGAATCGACCATGGGAATGAATTACTGACCTCGATCTTGCTGAGGTAGGTGGTGGCCGTGTGGATCTGCTGGTTCTCCCACCCGTTGATCACCACCTCCTCCCGCttgaacttgttgttgatcttggCCACCTCCTCCGCCTGCCACGCCGCcaccttggcctccgcctcctccttcttcacctgccgcacctccaccacctccgcagcCGCCGGCGCCGCGCACGAGGACGACGACGGTAGCAGCGGGCGGCCGGTGTCCGCCACGATGGCCAGCGGGTTCGTCTCCGTCTCCGGCACGGGCTCGTGCTCCCCGATCCGCGCCAGCTGCAGGTCGTTGTTCCCGGCGCCGGAGTCCCGGCCGGGGCAAGGGTCGGCCGGCGCGCCCCCCGCGTCCACCATGGCCGTGAACTCGCGGCCCATGCTGGACATGAACTGCTCGTCCGAGTAGGACGACAGCGAGCGCTGGCTCGCCACGTCCCAGGAGGGCTGCCGcagcggcgccggcgccggagacGGGTGGATGTCCCGGAAGGTCGCACCGTCGCCGTCCGCGTCCACGTCCACGTCGTCCTCCGCCGGGGCCGACGGCGTCGCCAGCCGCTGCAGCCGCTCGCTGACCGACATGTGGTCGATCGGATCGGAGCTGCTCATCGGAGCACAGCGCCGATGGATAGGATCCTGTGGGGTGGAGTGGCGGACCCGGTTCTTGGAGGTGGAGTTGGTGAGTGTA
Protein-coding regions in this window:
- the LOC123167986 gene encoding remorin 4.1, translated to MSSSDPIDHMSVSERLQRLATPSAPAEDDVDVDADGDGATFRDIHPSPAPAPLRQPSWDVASQRSLSSYSDEQFMSSMGREFTAMVDAGGAPADPCPGRDSGAGNNDLQLARIGEHEPVPETETNPLAIVADTGRPLLPSSSSCAAPAAAEVVEVRQVKKEEAEAKVAAWQAEEVAKINNKFKREEVVINGWENQQIHTATTYLSKIERKLEEERAKATEKAQNEVARARRKAEEKRASAEAARGTKTARVMDLANFMKAVGRLPTKRSFFSFSSSS
- the LOC123168171 gene encoding F-box protein At5g06550, producing the protein MPSAFHSLRPSLIKRKHRHKSTRRGGKRPKKTSESTNLAAGGEDASFDLKSSASASTASGRGGGGSLVQPLGNLLLAAAGRANLRDAGLGGLRQLPDDLLVDVLGLLPARDLAALSAASKALYVISSHDPLWRAIVLDELGGDFAFAGSWRATYIAAVSGRPHRPPRALEISGFYSDYLFQSWLCANMEMRAEWLERDTIDRRRGLSVEKFIAEHEEPNWPVLLEGCLESWPALQKWTREYLLEVSAGKEFAVGPVSMPLDRYFLYSDNAEEERPLYLFDAKFADKVPEMGSDYEVPVYFQEDLFKVLGEERPDYRWVIIGPAGSGSSFHVDPNSTSAWNAVIKGAKKWVMFPPEVPPPGVHPSSDGAEVTSPVSIMEWFMNFYGACRTWEKRPIECVCRAGEIVFVPNGWWHLVINLEESIAITQNYVSRRNLLNVLDFLKRPNASELVSGTKDRVNLHDKFRNAIDTAYPGTISQLEVEAQQKAAARKKKVAFWDSAVDANTGGFKFSF